From the Bacillus tuaregi genome, one window contains:
- a CDS encoding ferredoxin gives MAKYTIVDKETCIACGACGAAAPDIYDYDDEGIAFVTLDDNQGVVEIPDVLIDDMMDAFDGCPTDSIKIAEEPFDGDATKFE, from the coding sequence ATGGCAAAATATACTATCGTAGACAAGGAAACATGTATCGCATGTGGAGCATGTGGCGCAGCTGCACCAGACATTTATGATTATGATGATGAAGGTATTGCATTTGTAACACTTGATGACAACCAAGGAGTTGTTGAAATTCCTGATGTATTAATTGATGATATGATGGATGCTTTTGACGGCTGTCCTACAGATTCAATTAAAATTGCTGAAGAGCCATTCGATGGAGACGCAACTAAATTCGAATAA
- a CDS encoding ECF transporter S component — protein MSKGQNKVKALVTIAMLSSIAYVLMLVNFPIPPFPNFLKIDFSDLPALIGALIFGPMAGIIIELLKNVLDYFMTGSETGVPVGHFANFVSGLLFILPTYYIYNKMKTKKGMTIALIVSSLIMSTIMSVLNYYVLIPAYTFFLNWPAMGATEMRQYIVAGILPFNLIKGLAMSIVFMLLFTKMGTWLKKQASYNEYKVRKVV, from the coding sequence ATGAGTAAAGGGCAAAACAAAGTAAAAGCATTAGTTACAATTGCTATGTTAAGCAGCATAGCGTACGTCTTAATGTTGGTGAATTTTCCAATTCCACCATTCCCAAACTTTTTAAAAATTGACTTTAGTGATCTTCCTGCATTAATTGGGGCCTTGATATTTGGACCAATGGCAGGTATCATAATTGAACTCTTAAAAAATGTACTTGATTATTTTATGACAGGTAGTGAAACCGGTGTTCCAGTAGGGCACTTTGCAAACTTCGTTTCAGGACTACTTTTTATTCTGCCAACCTATTATATTTATAATAAAATGAAAACGAAAAAGGGTATGACGATTGCCTTAATCGTCAGTTCATTAATTATGTCAACGATTATGAGTGTTCTGAATTACTATGTATTAATACCAGCGTACACATTTTTCCTTAACTGGCCGGCCATGGGTGCAACGGAAATGCGTCAATATATTGTTGCTGGAATACTTCCGTTTAACCTCATAAAAGGTTTGGCAATGTCAATCGTATTTATGCTCCTATTCACAAAGATGGGAACCTGGCTGAAAAAACAAGCTTCCTACAACGAGTATAAGGTGAGAAAAGTAGTATAA
- a CDS encoding peptidoglycan DD-metalloendopeptidase family protein, translated as MREYIKRFLIAGIMALCVSLLFLGIKHAEAASNINEMTTDWMWPSDGVITDSFGTRQGQHMGIDIASSPGTSIHAVEAGVVSKSYYSDTYGHVVFIKHDKSFETVYAHLQERNVHEGARVQRGEVIGKMGSTGDSSGVHLHFEVHQSHWTVDKKNAVNPMLALGEVKIGQAVAALQKDQQAIETAGRFMANNHNTYVVKKGDTLYSIAKKVKMSVTELKMKNGLKDDLITPQQRLMVD; from the coding sequence TTGCGAGAATACATAAAACGTTTTTTGATTGCTGGAATAATGGCGCTTTGTGTAAGTTTATTATTTTTGGGCATAAAACACGCAGAAGCTGCCAGCAACATAAACGAGATGACAACAGATTGGATGTGGCCCTCCGATGGAGTCATTACCGATTCTTTCGGTACTAGACAGGGACAGCACATGGGGATTGATATAGCATCATCCCCAGGAACCTCCATTCATGCTGTAGAAGCTGGAGTAGTCTCTAAGTCTTATTATTCAGATACATATGGACATGTTGTGTTTATCAAGCATGATAAAAGCTTCGAGACCGTTTATGCTCATTTACAGGAAAGAAATGTTCATGAGGGGGCAAGAGTTCAGAGAGGAGAGGTCATTGGTAAAATGGGGAGCACAGGTGATTCATCCGGTGTCCATCTTCATTTTGAAGTACATCAATCTCATTGGACAGTTGATAAGAAAAATGCAGTTAATCCAATGCTGGCATTAGGCGAGGTAAAAATTGGACAAGCTGTTGCTGCACTGCAAAAGGATCAGCAGGCTATTGAAACGGCCGGTAGATTTATGGCTAATAACCATAATACTTATGTTGTGAAAAAGGGTGATACATTATATTCGATTGCCAAAAAAGTAAAGATGAGTGTCACTGAATTGAAAATGAAAAATGGCTTGAAGGATGACCTGATTACGCCTCAACAAAGGTTAATGGTTGATTAA